The stretch of DNA AGCCCTGTACTACATTGTCGCGAGTCGATCAGATTTATTGGAAGGAAAGCCGTCTCCATCCTCGGAATTGATGAACGATGAGGTGGGGAGCAACTGGCAGAAAATATCTTCGCAGCTGACTCTGGAGCAGGTGATGGAAGAACGGTATACCGATACCTATCACACTCTTCTGAACAAGATGATTCCCCGCCTACAACAGGAGGTCCAGGAGGAGACTGGCGTGTCCATTGCTGTTACAGAGGTGAACAGTAGGCCAATGGATCGGGGGAGGGACCAGGATGTGCCGGTTTGCAGTTCGCAGTAGGTATCAAGATATATAGAGGCGGTTCGGCTGATTGGGCAGGCTCGCCGAGATCTGCACTTTGGAGCGGTGCGCATTCGGTTCTGCTTGGGCCGGGTGCGTCGTATTCGGGTGGTGACCGCCACGATCCGCTGGATCTGCTGGAACCTCGGCTATCCTCCGATCTGGCCCACAGGTCGCGACGTCGCCGGCAGCCGATCTTTCGATCCTCTTCAGCAACGAGCACCCAGGCGAGGGTGCGCAAATCGATGTGAAGCCGGCTAAGGTCGCCGGTCAAAAATATTCAATATACGGCCCCTCGATGACCGTATGCGCTATCGCACTTGTGCCTGTATCTGCGCAAGTATCACGATACCAGTCTCGACATTCCTGCTACGTGCCATTGCGAGTCTGACCCCTCCCGCCTAAAATGGGCCACCCTGCGAGGCGCTTATGTTCTTCTCGTTTCGCCTCTTCCGTGGATTCCCCATTCAGTACCTAGCGTTTCTTTTGCTTACATCAAGCTGCGTGAGTAGTGGCAACCCTTCCGTTGTGGATGAAGGTCGTACGTCTCAAGTCATACTCAACTCGTCCACAAAGGAGGACGTGAAACGGATTCTCGGCAAGCCGAACAGCGTTAGCCGCCAATCTGGTAGCTATGTGGCCATTCCCGGGTTGCCGCCATCTCAGCCTGGAACCATTATGGAGATTTGGAGTTACTCTCATTTGGATGTGGAAGTCGATGGCGCGACGTTTATCCCGATTGTGGGGCTCTTTGCTGGCGGCGCAACATCCAACGTGAATACTTTCACGGTCATGTTTGATGAGCGAGGAATTGTGCGTCACATTTCATCGACGCAATCTCAGGGCCATTCAAGGCTAGGATCAAATGAGAAAGCGAAGCCGATCCCATGAGGGCCGAATCCCTATGAACAAGGCACACAAGACCTCATTCGACAGTGAGACCTCTAGCAACGAATGGCTCGCACTGGTGAGTCGATCGAGCTGATCGTAGCCGAAGGCCTGTGGGCCTCGTCGATCCCTGAGACTCGTCCGATTCCCGACGGGGTTATAGACATACTCTGCCTTGTTGATCTGGGTGCTGGTGGCAGTGAGCTGATGCAGGATATTGGTCGCCTGCGAGGCGGGATCAGTTGCTGGCCCCAAATTTAGTTTTCTTACACTGCTATGATTGCGAACGGGCCGGTTTAAGTAAAGCCGGTTCGGTATCTATCCCGAGTTTATGCAATGAATCAAGAAATGCTTGTTTGCTGAGACCAGCGTCTATTGCGCGGGTTTCTGTATTAATAGTGAAGTATCCCGGCCTGCTATAGGATTTTTCAGGCTCGAGATCCGCGGCTGATACGTGCCCCACAACAATTGTTCCATAAACCTTATATCCATCAACATTTGCATCTACAGCAACCTTACCATCAGGATGATAAATGAGAAATGCGCCTCCATATATCCTGACGAGTGAGTATTCTCTTGGGAGCTTAATGGAATAATCGCCGCAACCAACCATGAAACTACTGCAGAGTAACGCAAATACAATAAGCCTCTCCACAAACGTTCGACTTGCTGTTCTCATTTAGAATCCTCCACTTCCAGAGAGACTGTCCGGCCAATCGGCATTGATCTGGTATGGCTTGCAGTCTGGGACTTCTGGTCCAGCACCTCCAAATGCTTCTCTAAACCAGTCTCTGATAGAGAATTTAGTGGGCAAGAATGGCTAAAGGTTCGAGCAGAACAATTAGCACGATGGCTTGATACCCGAAGTGGCCCACCGCGCTGGTGAACCCGATCTCGTCGTCGACTCCGTCGAACTGAAAGGCCTGGCCGGCGAAGCCCGCCGCGAAGCTCACCCCGTTGCGCAGGATACCGGGATTGGTCCCCTGTTCATCCGCCCTGAGCCTTCGCCCTTCCGCCAGTCCTCGCGATTCGTGGTCGGCAGCGGCAGGGTCAACCCATTACCCAGGCCCGTCAGGCGATTCAGCCCGGCATAGTGATAGCTGGTTGTCTTGGCCGCCTTGGCGAGGAGCAGTCGGTTGCCGATCTGGTCATAGGCATACCCCAGGGTGACGGCCGGTTGGTCCGGCGAGCCGGCTGTGTTCACACTCAGCAGCCTGTTGGCCTGGTCGTAGGTCATGGCCAGCACGCTATCCGGATCGGTGACGCGGGTCAAGTTCCCGACCTGGTCATAGAGGGAGGTGGGGTTCGTATCGCTAGAGCTTCCCAACCTCGGCTCGTTCGCGTATACGGGAATTGATCTCATTGAAGAGTAACTGATTCAAAGGCTTTCCCTGGCTTATAGCTTGCCATTGATACATGTAACGTAGCATCGCCCCACGACTTCGAAGACTCCATACAATGTGTGTACAAAAGTCGCCGCCTGGGTTATTTGGAAATGTTCCTCCCCAATCGTTATGACAGTAGAGAAGCGATAGAATTGCTTTTGAATTTTGTGCAACTCTAAAACTTTTTAAACAACCAAAAAGTTGCTCGCGAGAAACCTCCAAGTCAGGGTTTGCCCAGTTAAATGTGCTTGCTCCGACACGAAGCAGCAGCGTCTTATGTATGGCATAGAGAGCGATCAGCCATTTTTTTCTTTTCCATGGCCACCCCACAGCCTTTACGTCGGCAAATCCGACCGGGCGGGTCTCATTTGGCTGCATAGAAGACTTGTCTTGGATGGAGAAGTCTCCAGACTCCTCGTCAAGGACGTAGTATGTATCCGAATCGTAGAAATCTTGAAGAACAATGGAAGCCATGTTCACCTGTGACTTACTCGCACCCACAAGTGGCCTGATTAAGAAACGCTCCTACAGCAAGTTCTCCCCCATCAGCATTCGACGTTGCATTGGTTGTTGGCGCTGCCTCAATGCTCGCGTCCGGACTATCTTCACACGTCGATGTCGGGGCCATGGGTAATGTTGCTACTATCGTGCCCCAATAGAATGAATGGGCCAGCAGACTCTGATGCTATCCCACAAGTCTAATAATTCATTCCAAACTTTGTTTTCGTACAGGGATTAAAAAACGAGCTGGTTTCTTGTTCCGACCCTATCCTACCTCTGGACGATGCACGCAATTGCCGCTCCTAGCGCACGAAAGCGCACATATGCCTCCATACGCCTCCTTCCCTTCGCGTTGGCCCCCGTCTTGGTAACACGGGGGCGCTACCCACAGCGCTCCGTATAGGAGTTCGATAGATCCCATGGATTCTAGATTCACCCTCACCATTGATCGGCTGGCCTTTACGGTCTTGGCGAGCAATCCGCAGGAGACCATCAAGGTCCTCGGTGGCTGATGGAAGGCGAGGAGGTGAGATTGCTCGATGCCTGTCCGTCATGGTTACGCGAGCTGGTAGTGCCCGCGCTCCATTCCCTAATCTCCGCCACACTTTTGTGACGCGGCTGGTCCAGGCGGGAGTGGACCTCTACAAGGTGCAACGGCTCCTCGGACACAAGTCGCCGAGGATGACGCAACGCTGTGCGCATCATTACCAGGAAAGCCTGCGAGATGGAGTGAAATTTTGGACCGACGGTCACACCGTGACACAAACATGACCACAGTGTTGAGGGTGTCGGAGAGTACTGTCTCGGAAGTCGTTGAAAAGATGGTGGGCGATACTGGTATCGAACCAGTGGCCTCTTCCGTGTGAAGGAAGCGCTCTCCCCCTGAGCTAATCGCCCACGCGGGCGGAGTTTAGCACGGTCTGGCAAAAGGGAGCAACAAACTCAAGGGGCCTTTTCCGGTCGGCCTTCCGGTTCAATGGCTTCAGATGGCCTCATGGGCGAGGGCTGAATGGAATGGGCCTCGCGTTTCTTGACATCGAGAAAAGGCGATTCCTACAATGGGCCTCCTTCCATCTTTTCAAAGGTTTCCCATTCATGCGTGAAGACATCGTGATCATCGGGGGTGGTCTGGCCGGCACAGAAGCCGCCTGGCAGGCCGCGAATCGTGGCGCCAAGGTGACGCTCTACGAAATGCGCCCCAAAGAAATGACCAAAGCACATAAGACCGGTGACCTCGCAGAGCTCGTGTGTTCGAACTCCCTCGGATCCGTCGATCCGTTGAATGCCCCCGGCATTTTGAAAACGGAAATGCGTCGCCTGAACTCGCTGGTGATTCGTGCCGCTGAGGAGGCGCGTGTGCCGGCCGGCTCGGCGTTAGCAGTGGATCGCGAGCAGTTCGCCCGGGCAATCACGCAGGCGCTGGAGGGGCATCCGAATATCCGGATCATGCGTGAGGAAGTCACGGAGATTCCGCAGGACGCCGTCTGCATCATTGCGACAGGTCCGCTCACGTCGGAAAAGTTATCGAAAGCCATCAGCGAATTGACCCACGAGCGGCATCTCTATTTCTTCGACGCGATTTCGCCCATTATTGACGCGGAGTCGATCAATATGGACATCGTGTATCGTGCGTCACGGTATGGCAAGGGGGGCGCTGATTACCTTAATTGCCCGCTGGATGAAGCCGCGTACAATGCGTTGTACGACGCGATGATGACGGCCGAAAAGGTCCAACCGAAAGAGTTCGAAAAAATCGCCTATTTTGAAAGTTGTATTCCGATTGAAGTCATGGCCGAGCGTGGTCGACAGACCATGCAGTTCGGCCCGCTCAAGCCGGTCGGGCTGGAACATCCCAAGACCGGTGTGCGTCCCTATGCCGTGGTGCAGCTGCGTACCGAGAATGCGCATGGGACCTGCTACAACATGGTCGGGTTTCAGACCAAACTCACCTATCCGGAGCAGCGACGGGTGTTTCGTCTCATTCCCGGCCTTGAGAATGCTGAATTTCTACGACTTGGAAGTCTGCATCGCAACACCTTCATCAACTCGCCACAACTGCTGCGCGACACGCTCCAGCTCAAATCTCGCGGCACGGTGTTTTTTGCCGGACAATTGGTCGGGGTCGAAGGGTATACCGAGTCGGCCGCGATGGGAGGGATTGCCGGCATCAATGCGGCGCGAGGCCTGGCGGACCAGCCGTTGGTGACTCCGCCGCCGAACAGCGCCCACGGCTGCTTGATTGCGCATATTGCCAAGAGCGACCCGGCCCACTTTCAGCCGATGAATACGAACTTCGGGCTGTTCCCACCCGTCACCGTCAAGACGCGCGACAAGGATCAGAAGCGGCGTCTTATCCAGCAACGAGCCGTTGAGGATTTTGACGCATGGATCGCGCAATCCGGACTTTCCTAGACGTCTTGTCTGTCCAACAGAGCGCGTCGCCTCAAACGATTCGGGCCTATACGTCCGACCTGGCTCAGTTCCACGCCTTCGTGCTGAGTGTGCTGAAGCCGGGCGGGCCGCTGGTGCCTCAAGCGGTGACACCGGCTCTGATTCGCGAATTTCTCGCCGCACGGGATCGCAAGGGGGATAAGAAGGCCTCGCTGGCAAGAAAGCTGGCCTGCCTGCGCAGCTTCTTTCGATATCTCGTGCGTGTCGGGCAATTGGAGGTGAATCCCGCAGAGGACGTGCGCGCCCCGAAGCTTCCCAAACACCTTCCCCAGGTTCTCACGAAAGACGATGCGGGTGCGTTGATGGAGTTCCCCGGTGCCACAGCGCGGGAAGGGGGGCGGGATCGCGCGATTCTCGAGACCTTGTATTCCACCGGGGCTCGCGTCAGTGAATTGGTCGGCATGAATTGCGACGATATCAGCCGGAGCGAAGGGCTGGTGCGCGTGCGTGGAAAGGGCCGGAAAGAACGGGTGATTCCGATCGGGAGCATGGCCTTGGAGGCGATCGATGCCTACCACGCGCAGATCCAGACGGTGCCGGGGCCGTCCTCTGGGCGATCGGACGCCGTGGCCGTCTTTCGCAATAGCCGCGGGGGCCGATTGACCACTAGAACCATTGCGCGCATTGTGGCCAAATATTCGCGGCAGCTGACCGGCGGCGCGGTTCATCCTCACACCTTGCGCCATTCGTTTGCCACGCATTTATTGGATGAGGGCGCCGATCTGCGCGCCATTCAGGAAATGCTGGGACATGCCTCGCTCAGTACGACACAAAAATATACACATCTTGCGACGGACCAACTACTCGCGTTATACGATCGCACTCACCCTCGTGCCGTGAGTGCCACGGAGGCGAGCGAGTCTACCAAGCGGAAGGGGTCGCGATGATCATTCGATCTACCACGGTCTTGTGTGTGAGACGAGGCAACCAGGTGACGATGGGCTGCGATGGGCAGGTCACGGTCGGCACTACGGTCATGAAGCACAATGCCAGGAAGATGCGCCGTATGCACAGTGATACGGTGCTGGCAGGGTTTGCCGGTGCGACGGCCGATGCCTTCACCTTGTTTGAAAAGTTTGAGGCCAAACTGGCCGAGTATCGTGGAAATCTGACGAGAGCCGCCGTGGAATTGGCAAAGGACTGGCGCACCGATCGCGCGTTACGGCGTTTGGAGGCGTTGCTGGCCGTGGCCGATCTCGATCACTCCTTCATCATTTCGGGAACCGGAGATGTGATTGAGCCGGAAGACGCGATCCTGGCGATCGGATCAGGCGGGCCGTATGCGCTGGCTGCCGCGCGCGCCTTGCTGGGGCATTCCGAACTGGTTGCCGAACAAGTCGTCCGGGAATCCCTGATGATTGCCGGCGGGATCGACATTTATACCAACCAACAGATTGTGATCGAATCGCTCTCGCGTTAGGATCTGCCGCCATGACGACCGAAACGACCTCCCGTCCCCTCAACGTGAATAACCTCACACCTCGTCAGATCGTCGAAGCGCTGGACCGTTATGTGATCGGCCAGCAGGATGCCAAGCGTATGGTGGCGATTGCGCTCCGTAATCGCTGGCGTCGTCAGCAACTGGCTCCTGAGTTGCGTGATGAGGTCATGCCGAAAAACATCATCATGATCGGGCCGACCGGCGTGGGCAAAACCGAAATCGCCAGACGCCTGGCGAAACTTGCCGAAGCGCCGTTCATCAAGGTGGAGGCCTCCAAATTCACCGAAGTCGGCTATGTCGGTCGAGATGTCGAATCGATCATTCGTGATCTCACTGAGCTGGCCATCAGTTTGGTGAAGACCAAGCACTTGGAAGAGGTGCAGGAGAAGGCGTCGCGGCTTGGAGAAGAGCGGCTACTCGATCTCTTGTTGCCTGGTGCACCGTCGCGTTCGACGTCCCCTGGATTCGAACCTTCCGGGGCACGTGCCGACACGTCTGAATCCACAGAATCATCGGATGCCACGCGATCGAAGCTTCGCCTGCAACTGCGCGAGGGCAAGCTGGATCAGCGATCCGTGGAAGTGGAAGTGAAGGAGCGGGCGTTGCCGTTGGGGGTGATTTCCAATGCGGGCGGCATGGAGGATCTTGAAGGGAACCTGCGCGACATGCTGGGCGGTATGTTCCAAGGGAAGAAAAAGAAACGAATGATGAAAGTGCCCGATGCGCTCAAGCATCTCACCCAGGAGGAAGCCCAAAAGTTGATCGACATGGATGAAGTGGTCCGGGAGGCCATCACGAAGGTCGAGCAGACCGGTATTGTCTTTTTGGATGAGATCGACAAGATCGCAGGGCGTGAACGCGCGATGGGGCCGGATGTCTCCCGTGAAGGGGTGCAGCGTGACTTGTTGCCGATTGTGGAAGGGACCACGGTGAGCACTAAACATGGCGCCGTGCAGACCGACCATATTCTCTTCATCGCTGCGGGCGCGTTTCATGTTGCCAAGCCGTCTGACTTGATTCCCGAACTACAGGGCCGGTTCCCGATCCGTGTCGAATTGGCGCCGCTCACCAAAGAAGACTTCGTGCGTATCTTGACCGAGCCGAGAGGGGCGTTGGTGCGTCAGTACCATGCGTTGATGGCGACGGAAGGCCTCACGGTGGAGTTTACGGATGATGGGGTGGCAGAGATTGCGGCAACGGCCGTGCAGGTCAACGAACGGACAGAAAATATCGGGGCCCGGCGGCTGTTTACGATTATGGAGCGCTTGCTGGAGCAGGTGTCGTTCGAAGGATCCGAGATGAAAGAAAAGAAGATCGTGGTGGATGCCGCGTATGTGCGGGAGCGCTTGCAGAATATTGTGAAGGATCAAGACTTGAGCCGCTATATTTTGTAAGCGGCCGGCAGGACGGGGGAACGCATGAATAAACTGATTAAGAAGGCAGACGTGCTGATCGAGGCCCTGCCCTA from Nitrospira sp. encodes:
- a CDS encoding tyrosine-type recombinase/integrase; amino-acid sequence: MVTRAGSARAPFPNLRHTFVTRLVQAGVDLYKVQRLLGHKSPRMTQRCAHHYQESLRDGVKFWTDGHTVTQT
- a CDS encoding RHS repeat domain-containing protein produces the protein MGSSSDTNPTSLYDQVGNLTRVTDPDSVLAMTYDQANRLLSVNTAGSPDQPAVTLGYAYDQIGNRLLLAKAAKTTSYHYAGLNRLTGLGNGLTLPLPTTNREDWRKGEGSGRMNRGPIPVSCATG
- a CDS encoding tyrosine recombinase XerC, whose amino-acid sequence is MDRAIRTFLDVLSVQQSASPQTIRAYTSDLAQFHAFVLSVLKPGGPLVPQAVTPALIREFLAARDRKGDKKASLARKLACLRSFFRYLVRVGQLEVNPAEDVRAPKLPKHLPQVLTKDDAGALMEFPGATAREGGRDRAILETLYSTGARVSELVGMNCDDISRSEGLVRVRGKGRKERVIPIGSMALEAIDAYHAQIQTVPGPSSGRSDAVAVFRNSRGGRLTTRTIARIVAKYSRQLTGGAVHPHTLRHSFATHLLDEGADLRAIQEMLGHASLSTTQKYTHLATDQLLALYDRTHPRAVSATEASESTKRKGSR
- the trmFO gene encoding methylenetetrahydrofolate--tRNA-(uracil(54)-C(5))-methyltransferase (FADH(2)-oxidizing) TrmFO → MREDIVIIGGGLAGTEAAWQAANRGAKVTLYEMRPKEMTKAHKTGDLAELVCSNSLGSVDPLNAPGILKTEMRRLNSLVIRAAEEARVPAGSALAVDREQFARAITQALEGHPNIRIMREEVTEIPQDAVCIIATGPLTSEKLSKAISELTHERHLYFFDAISPIIDAESINMDIVYRASRYGKGGADYLNCPLDEAAYNALYDAMMTAEKVQPKEFEKIAYFESCIPIEVMAERGRQTMQFGPLKPVGLEHPKTGVRPYAVVQLRTENAHGTCYNMVGFQTKLTYPEQRRVFRLIPGLENAEFLRLGSLHRNTFINSPQLLRDTLQLKSRGTVFFAGQLVGVEGYTESAAMGGIAGINAARGLADQPLVTPPPNSAHGCLIAHIAKSDPAHFQPMNTNFGLFPPVTVKTRDKDQKRRLIQQRAVEDFDAWIAQSGLS
- the hslV gene encoding ATP-dependent protease subunit HslV; protein product: MIIRSTTVLCVRRGNQVTMGCDGQVTVGTTVMKHNARKMRRMHSDTVLAGFAGATADAFTLFEKFEAKLAEYRGNLTRAAVELAKDWRTDRALRRLEALLAVADLDHSFIISGTGDVIEPEDAILAIGSGGPYALAAARALLGHSELVAEQVVRESLMIAGGIDIYTNQQIVIESLSR
- the hslU gene encoding ATP-dependent protease ATPase subunit HslU — its product is MTTETTSRPLNVNNLTPRQIVEALDRYVIGQQDAKRMVAIALRNRWRRQQLAPELRDEVMPKNIIMIGPTGVGKTEIARRLAKLAEAPFIKVEASKFTEVGYVGRDVESIIRDLTELAISLVKTKHLEEVQEKASRLGEERLLDLLLPGAPSRSTSPGFEPSGARADTSESTESSDATRSKLRLQLREGKLDQRSVEVEVKERALPLGVISNAGGMEDLEGNLRDMLGGMFQGKKKKRMMKVPDALKHLTQEEAQKLIDMDEVVREAITKVEQTGIVFLDEIDKIAGRERAMGPDVSREGVQRDLLPIVEGTTVSTKHGAVQTDHILFIAAGAFHVAKPSDLIPELQGRFPIRVELAPLTKEDFVRILTEPRGALVRQYHALMATEGLTVEFTDDGVAEIAATAVQVNERTENIGARRLFTIMERLLEQVSFEGSEMKEKKIVVDAAYVRERLQNIVKDQDLSRYIL